A part of Caldisericota bacterium genomic DNA contains:
- the glmS gene encoding glutamine--fructose-6-phosphate transaminase (isomerizing), producing the protein MCGIVGYIGDKEVLPILIDGLKRLEYRGYDSAGVAILGEDLKVVKTQGRIKALEERLKDEDLKGNLGIGHTRWATHGAPNDVNAHPHYSESKNIVVVHNGIIENYLELKKMLIKEGHDFRSETDTEVIAYLIEEFYEGDLLGAVKKAYEMLEGSYAIAVMAKNQKDYFVVVRKDSPLIVGLGKGENFIASDIPAILTYTREIIILENGDIVKITKNDVSVWDANGNSVKRPVQQVQWDVEDAKKGGFKHFMLKEIFDEPNVIKEAMRGRVRNGSFEIPELEQISVDYLKNIRQIFFVACGTAYHAGVVGKYLAEKYLKLPGQVEVASEFRYRDPMIDEKTLLFVISQSGETTDTLAALRLGKEKGAKTIGIVNVVGSSVAREVDNVVYVHAGPEIAVASTKAYVAQVEVVALVLLYFTKKLGLLLKENEKALVDEFFVLPGKAQAILDRSNEIAEFASTTKTIEETFYIGRNLDYALSLEGALKLKEISYVHAEGYPAGELKHGPLALVTPQSLVIAIDTYAPLRKKTLSNIKEVKARKGRVLAIATEGYNEIEEVADKTFYVPQTIDDLSPVISVIPLQLIAYYIAESRGLDIDKPRNLAKSVTVE; encoded by the coding sequence TAAAGGGCAATCTCGGGATAGGGCACACTCGCTGGGCGACGCACGGCGCACCAAATGATGTTAATGCGCATCCTCACTACAGTGAAAGTAAAAATATTGTAGTAGTCCACAACGGCATTATTGAAAACTATCTCGAGCTTAAAAAAATGCTTATTAAAGAAGGGCATGATTTTCGTTCGGAAACCGATACAGAGGTTATTGCGTATCTGATTGAGGAATTTTATGAAGGAGACCTTCTTGGAGCTGTAAAGAAAGCATATGAAATGTTGGAAGGTTCTTATGCAATTGCTGTAATGGCCAAAAACCAGAAAGATTATTTTGTTGTTGTAAGAAAGGACAGTCCTTTAATTGTTGGTCTGGGGAAAGGTGAAAATTTTATTGCATCTGATATACCTGCTATTTTAACATACACAAGAGAAATTATTATCCTTGAAAATGGCGATATCGTGAAGATTACAAAGAACGACGTTAGTGTATGGGATGCTAATGGCAATAGCGTTAAAAGGCCTGTTCAGCAGGTTCAGTGGGACGTTGAAGATGCAAAAAAGGGCGGCTTCAAACATTTTATGTTGAAGGAAATTTTCGATGAGCCGAATGTAATTAAAGAAGCAATGCGCGGAAGAGTAAGGAACGGTTCTTTTGAAATACCCGAACTTGAACAAATATCAGTAGATTATCTAAAAAATATTCGCCAAATTTTCTTTGTTGCCTGTGGCACGGCATACCATGCAGGTGTTGTTGGCAAATACCTCGCTGAAAAATATTTAAAATTGCCCGGGCAAGTTGAAGTTGCATCTGAGTTTAGATACAGGGATCCCATGATAGACGAAAAAACGCTCCTCTTCGTAATTAGCCAATCAGGGGAAACGACTGATACGCTTGCGGCATTGCGGCTTGGAAAAGAAAAAGGAGCAAAGACGATTGGCATTGTAAATGTTGTAGGAAGCTCTGTCGCAAGAGAAGTTGACAATGTTGTTTATGTGCACGCAGGCCCGGAAATTGCAGTAGCTTCAACAAAGGCATATGTAGCCCAGGTTGAAGTGGTAGCGCTTGTTCTGCTTTATTTTACAAAAAAACTCGGGCTTCTTCTGAAGGAAAATGAAAAAGCTTTGGTGGATGAATTTTTTGTTCTCCCGGGAAAAGCTCAGGCAATCCTTGATAGAAGCAATGAAATTGCAGAGTTTGCATCTACTACAAAAACGATCGAAGAAACATTTTATATAGGGCGGAACCTTGATTATGCGCTTTCTCTTGAAGGCGCACTGAAATTAAAAGAAATTTCGTATGTTCACGCGGAAGGATACCCTGCCGGCGAATTAAAGCATGGCCCGCTTGCGTTAGTTACTCCGCAATCCCTTGTCATTGCTATCGATACGTATGCGCCTCTTCGCAAAAAAACACTGAGCAATATAAAAGAGGTAAAAGCAAGGAAGGGAAGAGTGCTTGCTATTGCAACAGAAGGATATAATGAGATAGAAGAAGTTGCAGATAAAACGTTTTATGTCCCACAAACAATCGATGATCTTTCTCCTGTTATATCTGTTATCCCCCTCCAACTTATAGCGTATTATATAGCAGAATCCAGAGGTTTAGATATTGACAAGCCGCGCAATTTGGCTAAATCCGTAACTGTTGAATAA